A region from the Etheostoma spectabile isolate EspeVRDwgs_2016 chromosome 9, UIUC_Espe_1.0, whole genome shotgun sequence genome encodes:
- the lrrc40 gene encoding leucine-rich repeat-containing protein 40 has protein sequence MSRLKRAAQVDSLSGFRAEKKEQSVPSGLLKAARKSGQLNLSDRGLTEVPQEVYRLNVDPPEDAQLNVSFGASDRWWEQTDLTKLLLSSNQLTHLSDDIRLLPALITLDLHDNKLSSLPSALGELQELQQLRLSNNQLRSLPVELCSLKKLSSLALQQNLLESLPEELGQLQNLTQLDLSNNHLKILPSSLGCLTCLQKLNLSTNQLSSLPDSLARLCNVKLLDCSKNQLTDVPASLSEMSALEQLYLRHNKLRLLPKLPAPALKELYVGNNHIGQLEAEQLACLKAISLLELRDNKIKSLPEQITLLSTLTRLDVTNNDITTVPASVSLLPNLKVLLLEGNPLRGLRRDLLTKGTNELLTYLRGRIKEDPEQTDEGPTAMTLPSQARVNVHSIKTLKLLEYSDKQAAHVPDELFDAAAGLSVTTVNFSKNQLTCTPPRLQEFLSSLSDINLAFNRLSCCSDLCTFLQLVHIDLRNNQLSDLPSDMKNLTKLSSVILSYNRFKSVPEVLYHMVSLETVLLGNNQVDKVDPQGLMKLVHLSTLDLSNNDLLSIAPELGLCTSLRSLGLEGNPFRTPRAAIVARGTDAVLEYLRSRIPT, from the exons TCCCTCAGGAAGTGTATCGTCTGAACGTGGACCCCCCAGAGGACGCCCAGCTGAACGTGTCCTTCGGAGCATCGGATCGCTGGTGGGAACAGACTGACCTCACCAAACTTCTGCTCTCATCCAATCAGCTCACACACCTGTCTGATGACATCAGATTGCTGCCTGCACTCATTACACTGGAT CTCCATGACAACAAGCTGAGCAGTTTACCCAGCGCTCTGGGAGAACTGCAGGAGCTGCAGCAACTGCGTCTCag TAATAACCAGCTGCGATCCCTGCCGGTGGAGCTGTGCTCCCTGAAGAAGCTGAGCAGCCTGGCGCTGCAGCAGAACCTGCTGGAGAGCCTGCCGGAGGAGCTGGGCCAGCTGCAGAACCTCACCCAGCTG GACCTGTCCAACAACCATCTGAAGATCCTGCCGTCCAGCCTGGGCTGCCTCACCTGTCTGCAGAAGCTAAACCTGTCCACCAACCAGCTCAGCAGTCTGCCCGACAGCCTGGCCCGGCTCTGCA ATGTGAAGCTGCTGGACTGCAGCAAGAACCAGCTGACTGACGTCCCGGCCAGCCTATCAGAGATGTCCGCTCTGGAGCAGCTCTACCTCAGACACAACAAGCTCCGCCTCCTCCCAAAGCTCCCTGCACCAGCCCTCAAG gagctGTACGTGGGGAACAACCACATTGGACAGCTGGAGGCGGAGCAGCTGGCCTGCCTCAAAGCCATCTCTCTGCTGGAACTGCGAGACAACAAGATCAAGAGCCTCCCTGAGCAGATCACCTTACTGAGCACGCTCACACGCCTCGACGTCACCAACAATGACATCACCAC tgtgcCAGCGTCTGTCAGCCTGCTGCCCAACCTGAaggtgctgctgctggagggCAACCCTCTGAGAGGACTCAGGAGAGACTTGCTCACT AAAGGAACCAATGAGCTGCTGACATATTTAAGAGGAAGAATTAAAG agGATCCTGAACAAACAGATGAAGGGCCGACAGCCATGACGTTACCCAGCCAGGCCAGAGTCAACGTGCACAGCATCAAAACTCTCAAGTTGTTGGAGTACAG tgacaAGCAGGCGGCTCATGTTCCAGATGAGCTGTTTGACGCTGCAGCGGGTCTAAGTGTCACCACTGTTAACTTCAGCAAGAACCAGCTCACCTGCACCCCccccag actGCAGGAGTTCCTGTCCTCTCTGTCGGACATCAACTTGGCTTTCAACAGACTGAGCTGCTGTTCTGACCTCTGCACGTTCCTGCAGCTGGTCCACATCGACCTAAG GAACAACCAGCTGAGTGATCTACCGTCTGACATGAAGAACTTAACCAAACTGTCCTCCGTTATCCTCAGTTACAACAG GTTCAAGTCCGTACCTGAAGTGCTCTACCACATGGTTTCCTTGGAGACGGTGTTGCTCGGTAACAACCAGGTGGACAAGGTGGACCCTCAGGGTTTGATGAAGCTGGTTCATCTGTCAACGCTGGATCTGTCCAACAACGACCTGCTGAGCATCGCTCCGGAGCTGGGCCTGTGCACCAGCctgag gAGTCTGGGTCTGGAGGGGAATCCTTTCCGCACCCCCCGAGCAGCCATCGTGGCCAGAGGGACCGATGCCGTGTTGGAGTACCTGCGCAGCCGCATACCCACATGA
- the rpl36 gene encoding large ribosomal subunit protein eL36: protein MAIRYPMAVGLNKGHPVTKNVTAPKHSRRRGRLTKHSKFVRDMIREVCGFAPYERRAMELLKVSKDKRALKFIKKRIGTHIRAKRKREELSNVLAAMRKAAAKKD from the exons ATGGCTATACGCTACCCGATGGCTGTTGGCCTGAACAAAGGCCACCCAGTCACCAAGAACGTGACTGCTCCCAAACACAGCCGCCGCCGTGGG CGTCTGACCAAACACAGCAAGTTTGTTCGGGACATGATCCGTGAAGTGTGTGGCTTCGCGCCCTACGAGAGGCGAGccatggagctgctgaaggtgTCCAAGGACAAGAGAGCCCTCAAATTCATCAAGAAGAGG ATTGGCACTCACATCCGCgctaagagaaagagagaggagctgaGCAACGTCCTGGCTGCCATGAGGAAAGCTGCCGCCAAGAAAGACTAA
- the pde6d gene encoding retinal rod rhodopsin-sensitive cGMP 3',5'-cyclic phosphodiesterase subunit delta, producing the protein MSSDEDRAKEILKGFRLNWMNLRDAETGKVLWQGTEDLSVPGVEHEARVPKKILKCKAVSRELNFSSSEKLEKFRLEQKVFFKGQCLEEWFFEFGFVIPNSTNTWQSLIEAAPESQMMPANVLTGNVIIETKFYDDDLHVSTSKVRLFYV; encoded by the exons ATGTCTTCAGACGAAGACAGGGCCAAGGAGATCCTCAAGGGCTTCAGACT AAACTGGATGAACCTTCGAGATGCAGAGACGGGCAAAGTGCTGTGGCAGGGAACTGAGGACCTGTCGGTGCCAGGAGTCGAACATGAAG CTCGCGTCCCAAAGAAGATCCTGAAGTGTAAAGCCGTCTCCAGAGAATTGAACTTTTCCTCCTCAGAGAAACTGGAGAAGTTCAGACTGGAGCAGAAGGTTTTCTTCAAGGGACAGTGTCTAGAAG AATGGTTCTTTGAGTTTGGCTTTGTCATCCCCAACTCCACCAACACATGGCAGTCTCTGATTGAAGCAGCTCCAGAGTCCCAGATGATGCCAGCCAACGTTCTAAC TGGTAATGTGATCATAGAGACCAAGTTCTACGATGACGACCTCCATGTCAGTACCTCCAAGGTACGACTCTTCTACGTCTGA
- the nanos2 gene encoding nanos homolog 2 isoform X3 codes for MQRQVRVQGSLPSAWDSGFDMWQDYMKLGCLLKRLADSHGDSGEGDIEVPKRQTAAPWSQIRASLNLETSSVSSLSDSSCTGTDTSCTGTPSSGFCGFCKQNGESPRVYRSHNLKSNYGKVTCPILWNYTCPICEATGDRAHTRRYCPQAQRLEAGRMLPGSRSW; via the exons ATGCAAAGACAGGTCAGGGTCCAGGGCTCGCTGCCCTCCGCCTGGGACAGCGGCTTCGACATGTGGCAAGACTACATGAAGCTAGGCTGCCTGCTCAAGAGGCTGGCCGACAGCCAC GGAGACTCCGGAGAGGGAGACATCGAGGTCCCGAAGAGACAAACAGCGGCACCGTGGAGCCAGATCCGAGCTTCTCTAAACCTAGAGACCAGCTCAGTCAGCAGCCTGTCTGACTCCAGCTGCACCGGCACGGACACCAGCTGCACCGGGACCCCCTCCTCGGGGTTTTGTGGCTTCTGTAAGCAGAACGGCGAGTCTCCGCGGGTGTACCGGTCACACAACCTGAAATCAAACTACGGGAAAGTCACGTGCCCGATCCTCTGGAACTACACGTGTCCCATCTGTGAAGCCACCGGGGACCGAGCTCACACACGCCGCTACTGCCCGCAGGCACAGCGGCTGGAGGCTGGGCGGATGCTGCCGGGATCCCGGTCCTGGTAA
- the nanos2 gene encoding nanos homolog 2 isoform X1 has translation MQRQVRVQGSLPSAWDSGFDMWQDYMKLGCLLKRLADSHRDSGEGDSGEGYSGEGDSGEGDSGEGDIEVPKRQTAAPWSQIRASLNLETSSVSSLSDSSCTGTDTSCTGTPSSGFCGFCKQNGESPRVYRSHNLKSNYGKVTCPILWNYTCPICEATGDRAHTRRYCPQAQRLEAGRMLPGSRSW, from the coding sequence ATGCAAAGACAGGTCAGGGTCCAGGGCTCGCTGCCCTCCGCCTGGGACAGCGGCTTCGACATGTGGCAAGACTACATGAAGCTAGGCTGCCTGCTCAAGAGGCTGGCCGACAGCCACCGGGACTCCGGGGAGGGAGACTCCGGGGAGGGATACTCCGGAGAGGGAGACTCCGGGGAGGGAGACTCCGGAGAGGGAGACATCGAGGTCCCGAAGAGACAAACAGCGGCACCGTGGAGCCAGATCCGAGCTTCTCTAAACCTAGAGACCAGCTCAGTCAGCAGCCTGTCTGACTCCAGCTGCACCGGCACGGACACCAGCTGCACCGGGACCCCCTCCTCGGGGTTTTGTGGCTTCTGTAAGCAGAACGGCGAGTCTCCGCGGGTGTACCGGTCACACAACCTGAAATCAAACTACGGGAAAGTCACGTGCCCGATCCTCTGGAACTACACGTGTCCCATCTGTGAAGCCACCGGGGACCGAGCTCACACACGCCGCTACTGCCCGCAGGCACAGCGGCTGGAGGCTGGGCGGATGCTGCCGGGATCCCGGTCCTGGTAA
- the nanos2 gene encoding nanos homolog 2 isoform X2 produces MQRQVRVQGSLPSAWDSGFDMWQDYMKLGCLLKRLADSHGDSGEGDSGEGDIEVPKRQTAAPWSQIRASLNLETSSVSSLSDSSCTGTDTSCTGTPSSGFCGFCKQNGESPRVYRSHNLKSNYGKVTCPILWNYTCPICEATGDRAHTRRYCPQAQRLEAGRMLPGSRSW; encoded by the exons ATGCAAAGACAGGTCAGGGTCCAGGGCTCGCTGCCCTCCGCCTGGGACAGCGGCTTCGACATGTGGCAAGACTACATGAAGCTAGGCTGCCTGCTCAAGAGGCTGGCCGACAGCCAC GGAGACTCCGGGGAGGGAGACTCCGGAGAGGGAGACATCGAGGTCCCGAAGAGACAAACAGCGGCACCGTGGAGCCAGATCCGAGCTTCTCTAAACCTAGAGACCAGCTCAGTCAGCAGCCTGTCTGACTCCAGCTGCACCGGCACGGACACCAGCTGCACCGGGACCCCCTCCTCGGGGTTTTGTGGCTTCTGTAAGCAGAACGGCGAGTCTCCGCGGGTGTACCGGTCACACAACCTGAAATCAAACTACGGGAAAGTCACGTGCCCGATCCTCTGGAACTACACGTGTCCCATCTGTGAAGCCACCGGGGACCGAGCTCACACACGCCGCTACTGCCCGCAGGCACAGCGGCTGGAGGCTGGGCGGATGCTGCCGGGATCCCGGTCCTGGTAA